From one Perca fluviatilis chromosome 10, GENO_Pfluv_1.0, whole genome shotgun sequence genomic stretch:
- the si:dkey-237j10.2 gene encoding uncharacterized protein si:dkey-237j10.2 — MLAEGFLRVLRYREERKFATASKIKRSQTHTPGADQFSGILSESISTDLQTDSAEAGPNQEELDTTQFQGLKVVPQVPVGLLIPGCPPDPTVFLDSCSLLDQYPDLQVADSGRISHNPLRATIPQQGFHTQPLATDAWRHPEWATQQGPRGEPVLSIPDQGYLVMGASVNNSLDLPGSGLEPMSNSVLNGLLEKQLEEVYMQHLTDNLARCNSHLGNSLLHGLVPLPHGLGPDSLEAGLEQGSGGDSGKKISYLSTQNLVPCSSNFSSPVLRISEAESTHLQ, encoded by the exons ATGTTGGCTGAAGGTTTTCTCAGAGTGCTGCGTTACAGGGAGGAGAGAAAGTTTGCCACTGCTTCCAAGATTAAGAGATCGCAGACACACACTCCTGGTGCAGATCAGTTCAGCGGTATTCTCTCTGAGTCCATCTCTACAGATCTACAGACAGATTCAGCCGAAGCAG GTCCAAACCAGGAAGAACTAGACACCACCCAATTCCAGGGACTGAAGGTGGTGCCTCAAGTTCCTGTAGGCCTCTTGATCCCTGGGTGTCCACCTGACCCTACAGTTTTCCTAGACAGCTGTAGCCTCCTGGACCAGTACCCAGACCTGCAGGTGGCCGACTCAGGCCGCATCTCACACAACCCACTGAGAGCCACCATCCCCCAGCAAGGTTTTCACACTCAGCCTCTTGCCACGGATGCCTGGCGTCACCCAGAATGGGCAACCCAACAGGGGCCACGAGGCGAGCCTGTCTTATCGATACCAGACCAGGGTTATCTGGTTATGGGGGCCAGTGTGAACAACAGCTTGGATCTACCCGGATCAGGCTTGGAGCCTATGTCTAACTCTGTGCTGAATGGGCTGCTGGAGAAACAGCTGGAAGAGGTGTACATGCAGCATCTGACTGACAACTTGGCTCGATGTAACTCCCACCTGGGGAACAGCCTCCTGCACGGCCTGGTGCCTCTGCCACACGGGCTGGGGCCGGACTCACTGGAGGCCGGTCTGGAACAGGGATCAGGAGGGGACAGCGGAAAGAAGATTAGTTATCTGAGCACCCAGAACTTAGTTCCCTGCTCGTCCAACTTCAGCTCCCCTGTGCTGAGGATTTCAGAGGCTGAAAGTACTCATCTGCAATGA